From Chroogloeocystis siderophila 5.2 s.c.1, one genomic window encodes:
- a CDS encoding class I SAM-dependent methyltransferase, which translates to MMLTMRDDIFAKEQRFHDEWASTIDVEGIQVRDYFEACTAPENRFILNHLGDIRGKLLLDLGCGAGENSVYFAKKGAKCIAADYSPGMVEVALKLAEMNEVKIQGRTMNAIALDCPDNTFDIIYASNLLHHIPNPRAAIREMHRVLKPGGKACFWDPLRHNPVINVYRRIATKVRTEDETPLDINIVDFVRSHFSKTTYDTFWLATLWIFLRFYLIEKIDPNKERYWKKIIIEHQRLAPEYQRLEKFDVLLKKLPLTKRFAWNIAVVATK; encoded by the coding sequence ATGATGCTCACCATGCGCGATGATATCTTTGCCAAAGAACAACGATTCCATGATGAATGGGCTTCTACAATAGATGTCGAAGGAATTCAAGTCAGAGACTATTTTGAAGCTTGTACCGCCCCAGAAAATCGCTTTATTCTCAATCATCTAGGAGATATTAGAGGCAAGTTATTATTAGATTTGGGTTGTGGCGCGGGTGAAAACAGTGTCTACTTTGCGAAAAAAGGTGCAAAATGCATTGCAGCAGACTATTCACCAGGAATGGTAGAAGTCGCATTGAAGCTAGCCGAGATGAATGAGGTAAAAATTCAAGGACGCACGATGAATGCGATCGCGCTTGACTGTCCTGATAATACCTTTGATATTATTTATGCTTCAAACCTCCTGCATCATATCCCCAACCCCCGCGCCGCAATTCGCGAAATGCATCGCGTTCTCAAACCAGGCGGAAAAGCTTGTTTTTGGGACCCTTTACGACACAATCCTGTAATTAATGTTTATCGACGCATCGCCACAAAAGTGCGCACCGAAGACGAAACGCCACTAGATATCAATATTGTTGATTTTGTGCGATCGCACTTTTCAAAAACAACTTACGATACCTTTTGGCTAGCTACTTTATGGATTTTCTTGCGCTTTTATCTCATTGAGAAAATAGATCCCAACAAAGAAAGATACTGGAAGAAAATCATCATCGAACATCAGCGCCTCGCACCCGAATATCAACGCCTGGAAAAGTTTGATGTCCTTCTCAAAAAACTACCTCTCACCAAGCGCTTCGCCTGGAACATTGCCGTTGTCGCCACAAAGTAA
- a CDS encoding cation:proton antiporter, translated as MQLPNLTWLMQLPGWENSTSLLASATEAATEASSEGEYGTLLLTAVLLNLVVIYLASKIGGEFSNRVGLPPVLGELVGGVLVGVSALHLLAFPEAGVEPSSSLIIRFLESTAGLTPDLATAVFRDQNDVISVLAEIGVVILLFEIGLESNLKELLEVGIQATLVAIVGVAVPFAVGTAGLMILFGVPAIPAIFAGAALTATSIGITSKVLSELGRLNSKEGQIILGAAVIDDVLGIIVLAVVASLAKTGEIDVSNVIYLILSASGFLLGAIVLGKVFNKTFVSVVDLFKTRGGIIIPAIIFAYAMAYFAAVIHLEAILGAFAAGLVLDETDKRKELQRQVIPIADILVPIFFVTVGAKTDLGVLNPANPTNREGLVIASFLIAIAIIGKVVTGLAVFGQPGINRLAIGVGMIPRGEVGLVFAGVGSASGALSKPLEAAIIMMVILTTFLAPPLLRFVFPDSGLEVETTEAVPELDRAANRQP; from the coding sequence ATGCAATTGCCTAATTTAACCTGGTTGATGCAACTCCCAGGGTGGGAAAACAGTACGTCTTTGCTGGCAAGCGCGACAGAAGCTGCGACAGAAGCTTCGTCAGAAGGAGAATACGGAACCTTGTTGCTAACAGCAGTACTGCTGAATTTAGTCGTTATTTATTTAGCAAGTAAAATAGGCGGAGAATTTTCAAACCGTGTTGGTTTGCCACCTGTTTTAGGAGAATTAGTTGGTGGGGTCTTAGTCGGAGTTTCGGCTTTACACCTTTTGGCGTTTCCAGAAGCTGGGGTAGAACCTTCGAGTTCTTTAATTATTCGCTTCTTAGAATCGACTGCGGGTTTGACTCCTGATCTTGCAACAGCGGTGTTTCGCGACCAAAACGATGTTATCAGTGTTTTGGCAGAAATTGGTGTTGTGATTCTACTGTTTGAAATTGGTTTGGAGTCGAATTTAAAGGAATTACTTGAAGTTGGAATTCAAGCAACGCTCGTCGCTATAGTCGGAGTCGCTGTACCTTTTGCGGTTGGTACTGCAGGATTAATGATCTTGTTTGGTGTTCCGGCGATACCGGCAATTTTTGCTGGTGCTGCTTTAACCGCAACGAGTATTGGGATTACGTCGAAGGTTTTATCTGAATTGGGGCGACTCAATTCTAAAGAAGGTCAGATTATATTAGGTGCTGCGGTTATTGATGACGTATTAGGCATTATTGTCTTAGCCGTCGTTGCTAGCTTGGCGAAAACTGGTGAGATTGATGTCAGCAACGTTATTTACTTGATCCTAAGTGCGAGTGGTTTCTTACTCGGTGCTATTGTTCTAGGTAAAGTATTCAATAAAACGTTTGTCTCGGTAGTCGATCTATTCAAGACTCGCGGCGGCATTATTATACCAGCCATAATTTTTGCCTACGCTATGGCATATTTCGCAGCGGTGATTCACTTAGAGGCAATTTTAGGGGCTTTTGCCGCAGGCTTAGTATTGGATGAGACAGATAAGCGTAAAGAATTGCAACGGCAGGTTATTCCCATTGCTGATATTCTAGTGCCAATTTTCTTTGTGACTGTAGGGGCAAAAACTGATTTGGGAGTATTAAACCCAGCGAATCCCACCAATCGCGAAGGGTTAGTGATTGCGAGTTTCTTAATTGCGATCGCAATTATTGGTAAAGTTGTTACAGGTTTAGCAGTCTTCGGTCAACCTGGAATCAATCGCTTGGCGATCGGTGTGGGAATGATTCCTAGAGGTGAAGTTGGACTTGTCTTTGCTGGAGTTGGTTCAGCAAGTGGCGCGCTCTCTAAACCGCTAGAAGCTGCGATTATTATGATGGTCATTTTGACGACCTTTTTAGCACCACCTTTGTTGCGGTTTGTCTTTCCTGATTCTGGATTGGAGGTTGAGACAACAGAAGCCGTTCCTGAGTTAGATCGGGCGGCAAATCGACAACCGTAG
- a CDS encoding 2-isopropylmalate synthase, protein MHSKQDRIIIFDTTLRDGEQCPGATLNVEEKVMIARQLSRLGVDIIEAGFAFASPGDFNAVQQIAETVGTENGPVICSLARAIKDDIKAAAEALKPAAKARIHTFISTSDIHLEYQLKKSRSEVLAIAEEMVAYAKSFMDDVEFSPMDAVRSDPEYLYQVLERAIAAGAKTINIPDTVGYTTPSEFGALIRGIKENVPNIDQAIISVHGHNDLGLAVANFLEAVKNGARQLECTINGIGERAGNAALEELVMALHVRRQYYNPFLGRPADSEEPLTNIDTHQIYKTSRLVSNLTGMLVQPNKAIVGANAFAHESGIHQDGVLKNKLTYEIMDAQSIGLTDNQIVLGKHSGRNAFRTRLKELGFELSETDLNKAFLRFKDLADKKKEISDWDLEAIVNDEIQQTPELFRLEFVQVSCGDHACPTATVSIRTPEGEELTDAAIGTGPVDAVYKAINRVVNVPNQLIEFSVQSVTAGIDAIGEVTIRLRYEDRVYSGHAANTDIIVASAQAYVNALNRLYAAIQNKQQQVAV, encoded by the coding sequence ATGCACAGCAAACAAGACCGCATCATTATCTTTGATACGACATTGCGCGACGGCGAACAATGCCCTGGTGCTACGCTTAACGTCGAAGAGAAAGTTATGATTGCCCGCCAGTTGTCACGCTTAGGCGTAGATATCATTGAAGCTGGATTTGCATTTGCTAGCCCTGGAGACTTTAACGCAGTACAACAAATCGCCGAAACCGTTGGGACTGAAAATGGTCCAGTGATTTGTAGTTTAGCAAGAGCAATTAAAGACGATATTAAAGCAGCCGCAGAGGCATTAAAACCAGCAGCTAAAGCCAGAATTCATACATTTATTTCGACATCGGATATTCACCTTGAGTACCAGCTTAAAAAATCGCGATCCGAAGTGCTAGCGATCGCCGAAGAAATGGTCGCTTATGCTAAATCGTTCATGGACGATGTGGAATTTTCACCGATGGATGCTGTGCGCAGCGATCCAGAATATTTGTACCAAGTCCTAGAACGCGCGATCGCCGCTGGGGCAAAAACAATCAATATTCCTGACACCGTAGGTTACACGACTCCTAGCGAATTTGGCGCATTGATTCGCGGTATCAAAGAAAACGTCCCAAATATTGACCAAGCAATTATTTCAGTTCACGGTCACAATGATTTGGGCTTGGCTGTTGCTAACTTCTTAGAAGCCGTTAAAAATGGAGCGCGACAACTCGAATGCACAATCAACGGTATTGGAGAACGTGCGGGAAATGCGGCGCTAGAAGAATTGGTTATGGCGCTACACGTTAGACGACAATATTACAATCCTTTCTTAGGTCGCCCAGCTGATTCAGAAGAACCTCTAACAAATATTGATACGCACCAAATTTACAAAACTTCGCGCCTTGTTTCTAACTTGACAGGAATGCTGGTACAACCAAATAAGGCAATTGTCGGGGCGAATGCTTTTGCGCACGAGTCTGGAATTCACCAAGATGGCGTGTTGAAAAACAAGCTGACGTATGAAATTATGGATGCTCAGTCGATTGGATTGACTGATAATCAAATCGTCTTGGGTAAGCATTCGGGACGTAACGCTTTCCGCACGCGTTTGAAAGAATTGGGGTTTGAACTGTCGGAAACCGATTTAAACAAAGCCTTTTTACGGTTTAAAGATTTAGCGGACAAGAAAAAAGAAATTTCTGATTGGGATTTAGAAGCGATCGTCAACGATGAAATTCAGCAAACACCAGAACTATTTCGTTTAGAGTTTGTACAAGTTTCCTGCGGCGATCACGCGTGTCCTACTGCAACAGTTTCGATTCGGACTCCCGAAGGCGAAGAATTGACCGATGCGGCAATTGGTACAGGACCCGTCGATGCGGTGTATAAAGCAATTAACCGCGTGGTGAACGTCCCCAATCAACTGATCGAGTTTTCTGTCCAGTCAGTAACTGCGGGGATTGATGCGATCGGCGAAGTGACGATTCGCCTGCGTTATGAAGACCGCGTGTATTCTGGTCATGCAGCGAATACAGATATTATTGTTGCTTCAGCACAAGCGTACGTTAACGCTCTCAATCGTTTGTACGCTGCAATTCAAAATAAGCAGCAACAAGTAGCTGTGTAA
- a CDS encoding NYN domain-containing protein, protein MACLINRTSIFVDGNNMFYAQQKNGWFFDPRRVLEYFKTEQPETILINAFWYTGLKDPQDQRGFRDALISLGYTVRHKILKEYYDDTSGRYSQKANLDIEIVVDMFNTVEQYNHVILFSGDGDFERAIELLRSKDTHITVVSTEGMIARELRNATDRYIDLNDIREYIEKVDY, encoded by the coding sequence ATGGCATGCTTAATAAACCGCACGTCTATTTTTGTAGACGGCAATAATATGTTTTATGCACAACAAAAAAATGGTTGGTTTTTCGATCCAAGAAGAGTATTGGAATATTTTAAAACCGAGCAGCCAGAGACAATCTTAATTAATGCTTTTTGGTATACAGGTCTAAAAGATCCGCAAGATCAACGCGGTTTTAGAGATGCTTTAATTAGCTTAGGATATACAGTACGGCATAAAATTCTTAAGGAATACTACGATGACACCTCTGGTCGCTATTCGCAAAAAGCGAATCTAGACATCGAAATTGTAGTCGATATGTTTAACACAGTCGAGCAGTACAATCATGTCATTTTATTTAGTGGTGATGGAGATTTTGAAAGAGCAATCGAGCTACTACGCTCAAAAGACACTCACATTACAGTAGTATCCACAGAGGGAATGATTGCCCGAGAATTGCGTAATGCTACTGATAGATATATTGATTTAAATGATATTCGCGAGTATATAGAAAAAGTAGATTATTAA